The segment GTGTAATGTCCCTGCCGCGATATACAACCTGCCCGGCTGTCGCGGTATCGAGACCGCCTAAGATGTTCAGAAGCGTGGACTTGCCGCTGCCTGAAGGCCCGAGAAGCACGACCAGCTCTCCGGCATAAAGGTCGAGATCAACACCACGCAGCGCATGGACCTGAACTGTTCCCATCTCATAGACCTTTGTGAGGGCCCTGGTCGTGAATACGGCAACCTGCGGATCGTCCGCATTTCCCGGCATCTTTTGCTGCAATATGTCCATCTGTCTCTTCTCCGCTACCAGTATACCGCAGAAAACCGGCCTTCACCATGGGGAAAGTTCAGGACAGATTTTACGGAAAAACGGAAAGCAGATTCAGGTGGCCAAGGAGAAACGGATCAAGGACAGCGTATTTCCCGACGGTCAGTGACGATAATGATCGCCTTCTTATCGTGATGGTTTATGGGAACTGATTTAATCATCTGCTTTTTGTGCTTACGCGATGACAAAACAAAATCCTGTGTTTGAGAAAAAAGGCATACATCGTTCAGAGCAAACAATACAATAGGTGGCATGAAGACAGAAGAATCTCAGCTACTTCCTGTAGCCCACAATAGTTTCGATTATTGAGAACTGCTCTATACTGTTCGTAATCAAATATCTGAGCAACAATGATTCACGTGTTCTCCCTAAAGTCGCTTACCCGCCCTTTTCTAAATAATGCAGATTTCATCTGCAAATATTCAACGCTGCGGCAGAGAATAGCTTCTCCGGTCAGTATCAGCTACTCATGTCGTAGCGCATCAATGGGGTCGAGCCTGGCTGCACGTCTTGCCGGAAAGAATCCGAATATCACTCCAATTGCAGCAGAAAAGATGAAAGAAAGCAGGTTGATGCCGGGATTGAAGATGTATGGAACCTGCATAAGTCGAGCTACGACAATCGAAGCTGCTGTCGCCAGAGCGATGCCGACCAAACCACCCAGCGATGAGAGCACCACAGCTTCCACGAGGAATTGTGTGAGCACATCATTCTCAAGAGCGCCGATGGCGAGTCGAACGCCGATCTCACGGGTTCGCTCTGTGACCGACACAAGCATAATATTCATGATGCCGATGCCGCCGACAAGGAGACTGACTGCAGCAACCGCTCCCAACAATGCCGTAAGCAATTGAGTGGTGCCGGTGAGCATTTTTGTGATCTCCTTCATGTCCATCACGTTGAAGTTATCATCATCGCTAGCTGAAAGATGTCGCCTCTCCCGCATTAATCTTCCAATATCACTCTGGGCTTTTTCAGTTGATGAGCCTTGCTGTACAGAAATCTGAATGAGACCGACGTCCTGATTGCCTGAGATACGACGATGAAAGGTACTCAAGGGAATCACTACAAGATCGTCCTGATCCATACCCATAGTACTCTGGCCTTTTCCTTCCAACACCCCTATCACATCACACGAAAGTTTTTGCAGACGAATCTTTTCCCCTAAAGCCCCTTGCCCGCCGAACAGTTTTTTGCGGACTGTCTCCCCAATAATACATACCGCCGCGCCGCTGCGTAACTCGCTGTCACTGAATTCCCTGCCCGCCCCGATAGACCTGTTTGTTACCTTTAAATATTGATTGTCGGTTCCGGTCACCAGAGTTGTCCAATTTTGGTTGCCGAATATGGCCATAATTGACTGCGACGATACCGGCGCCACAGCAGCGATTGAGCTGATTTCCTTTGTAATAGCATCAGCATCGTTTTCTTTGAATGGAATATTGCCGG is part of the Nitrospirota bacterium genome and harbors:
- a CDS encoding ABC transporter permease, translated to MLWNTILLALREIRRNILRSFLTVLGIVIGVAAVITMVTIGGGATAQIQQQIASMGSNMLMISPGKRLGPGQSTGNIPFKENDADAITKEISSIAAVAPVSSQSIMAIFGNQNWTTLVTGTDNQYLKVTNRSIGAGREFSDSELRSGAAVCIIGETVRKKLFGGQGALGEKIRLQKLSCDVIGVLEGKGQSTMGMDQDDLVVIPLSTFHRRISGNQDVGLIQISVQQGSSTEKAQSDIGRLMRERRHLSASDDDNFNVMDMKEITKMLTGTTQLLTALLGAVAAVSLLVGGIGIMNIMLVSVTERTREIGVRLAIGALENDVLTQFLVEAVVLSSLGGLVGIALATAASIVVARLMQVPYIFNPGINLLSFIFSAAIGVIFGFFPARRAARLDPIDALRHE